The following are from one region of the Trichoplusia ni isolate ovarian cell line Hi5 chromosome 1, tn1, whole genome shotgun sequence genome:
- the LOC113494156 gene encoding alpha-tocopherol transfer protein-like, giving the protein MDYITEPENKLFRHGPEVIQKIRKEYNLDKEERREEAIRIVEQWIKTQEHFIKKEYPKSYIEKSIITSKGSIERAKMQIDKMCTMRTLLPKYFQITNIQESELMDMLQKGYIGLVPQLTQELHRVIIIKIKPDANISSGDYTMLFKFFVIVAEYLKSYDYCQGFTIIGDCYDASAADVLSKVNLLELQQIIPLFTDGFGTKIKGIIFVTASKFIEGFVKLVKPFFSEKVANRIHVATTKAGVQEYIPNDILPEEYGGKGESVEVLHDKLVQSLSSKSHQELLKEMNAACTDESKRNRDKFNEKYMGMPGTFRTLSLD; this is encoded by the exons ATGGATTACATAACGGAACCAGAAAACAAATTGTTCAGGCACGGTCCAGAAGTTATACAGAAGATaagaaaagaatataatttagatAAAGAAGAGAGAAGAGAAGAGGCTATTAGAATTGTAGAACAATGGATCAAAACTCaagaacattttataaagaaggAATATC CTAAATCCTATAtagaaaaaagtataataaccTCAAAAGGATCCATAGAAAGGGCGAAGATGCAGATAGACAAAATGTGTACGATGAGGACTTTGTTGccaaaatatttccaaataacCAATATTCAAGAGAGCGAACTGATGGATATGTTGCAAAAAGG TTACATCGGATTGGTACCGCAGCTAACTCAGGAACTGCACAGAGTCATCATCATTAAGATCAAACCAGATGCTAACATTAGTTCTGGAGATTACACAATGCTTTTCAAATTCTTCGTCATT GTAgctgaatatttaaaatcctaCGATTATTGTCAAGGATTTACGATAATTGGAGACTGTTACGACGCAAGCGCAGCTGATGTTTTATCTAAAGTTAATCTACTTGAGCTTCAGCAAATTATACCTTTATTCACT GACGGTTtcggtacaaaaataaaaggaattatttttgtaactgctTCAAAATTCATTGAAGGTTTTGTGAAACTTGTAAAGCCTTTCTTTTCTGAGAAAGTGGCGAACAGGATACATGTAGCAACTACGAAGGCTGGTGTCCAGGAGTACATCCCTAATGATATACTGCCTGAGGAGTATGGAGGGAAGGGAGAATCAGTAGAAGTATTACATG ATAAACTAGTACAGAGTTTATCATCAAAATCTCACCAAGAACTCCTAAAGGAAATGAATGCAGCCTGCACGGACGAATCGAAGAGAAACCGGGATAAATTCAATGAGAAATATATGGGGATGCCAGGAACATTTAGGACGCTGAGCTTAGACTAA